From the Halorhabdus utahensis DSM 12940 genome, one window contains:
- the npdG gene encoding NADPH-dependent F420 reductase, which produces MRVAILGGTGDIGEGLALRWAYHTSHDIVIGSRDPQRARSKAEEYETELSSRGAETTIAAAANAEAAAGADVVVAAVPAYHLADTIEQVEEGLDGETVLVSPAVGMQRDESGMHYNRPGAGSVTALAADAAPDDVAVVGAFHNLAADELANLDIDLSLDAILVGDDEDAVDRVELLADGIDGIRALRAGSIDNAAEVESLTPLLINLAMHNDELHDVGVRFE; this is translated from the coding sequence ATGCGAGTGGCTATCCTCGGTGGGACGGGTGACATCGGCGAAGGCCTGGCGCTCCGGTGGGCCTATCACACGTCTCACGACATCGTCATCGGATCACGCGATCCACAGCGTGCACGTTCAAAAGCTGAGGAGTACGAGACCGAACTGTCGAGTCGCGGCGCGGAAACGACCATCGCAGCGGCGGCGAACGCCGAGGCGGCAGCCGGGGCCGATGTCGTCGTCGCTGCCGTCCCGGCTTATCACCTCGCGGATACGATCGAGCAGGTCGAGGAGGGCCTCGACGGTGAGACAGTGCTCGTCAGTCCGGCCGTCGGGATGCAACGCGACGAGAGTGGCATGCATTACAACCGACCTGGGGCCGGCAGCGTCACGGCGCTGGCTGCGGATGCAGCACCCGACGACGTGGCAGTCGTCGGCGCGTTCCACAATCTCGCGGCTGATGAGCTTGCAAACCTCGACATCGACCTGTCACTTGACGCTATTCTGGTCGGCGACGACGAAGACGCCGTCGACCGCGTCGAACTCCTCGCAGACGGGATCGACGGGATCCGCGCGCTACGAGCAGGTTCGATCGACAATGCCGCGGAAGTCGAATCGCTGACGCCGCTTTTGATCAATCTGGCGATGCATAACGACGAACTCCACGACGTCGGCGTCCGCTTCGAGTGA
- a CDS encoding preprotein translocase subunit Sec61beta: MSSSDSGGLMSSAGLVRYFDAEDRNAIRIDPKTIVAFGALFGVLVLVLNLVA; encoded by the coding sequence ATGAGTAGTAGCGATAGCGGCGGGCTGATGTCGAGTGCCGGTCTCGTCAGGTATTTCGACGCCGAGGACCGCAACGCGATCCGGATCGATCCCAAGACGATCGTGGCGTTCGGCGCGCTCTTTGGCGTCCTGGTACTCGTCTTGAACCTGGTCGCCTGA
- a CDS encoding archaemetzincin family Zn-dependent metalloprotease, producing the protein MHVDIVPVGDLPAMVKREASAGLRSVYDCDVTVNDTQSIPAGSFDPDRDQYRAEEFIDLAKREGTGEKNIAITDRDLFYRRRNYVFGLAYLDGNGSVISTHRLQMTSDGGISNKSNTEVFAERVRKEVVHEIGHTLGLEHCDNKRCVMNFSPKVRQVDVKEQTLCGSCQRRIL; encoded by the coding sequence ATGCACGTCGACATCGTGCCGGTCGGTGATCTCCCCGCGATGGTCAAACGTGAGGCCTCTGCCGGTCTGCGATCAGTCTACGACTGTGACGTCACCGTCAACGACACCCAGTCGATCCCAGCTGGATCCTTCGATCCTGATCGCGACCAGTACCGCGCAGAGGAATTCATCGACCTCGCCAAGCGAGAGGGGACTGGCGAGAAAAACATCGCGATCACCGACCGGGACCTGTTCTACCGCCGCCGCAACTACGTCTTCGGCCTCGCCTACCTCGACGGCAACGGCAGCGTCATCTCGACGCATCGACTGCAGATGACCTCCGACGGCGGGATCTCGAACAAGTCCAACACCGAGGTGTTCGCCGAACGCGTCCGCAAGGAAGTCGTCCACGAGATCGGCCACACGCTCGGGCTCGAACACTGTGATAACAAGCGCTGTGTCATGAACTTCTCCCCCAAGGTTCGCCAGGTCGACGTCAAAGAACAGACCCTCTGTGGGAGCTGTCAACGTCGCATCCTCTGA
- a CDS encoding DUF402 domain-containing protein, which translates to MTDGESIGVQVRGIYATAITQRLVRADDVDVVQASTPIQRRFETTFAEEPASVTIETDEQRLGVSIVGTQAGVERVRDALDVAIDTLCWRDPTPQGAIFDGVVTETLGSGAVVDLGDTEGFLPFNATSAHVETDDRLRVQVAEPAAPWSTDRPELDTTVSVRGDLATLVREASTEAAGPDLLDVLSVDVPDGWRVSWGRDADDADFAVLEAELEPLIDRAADIDDAFSAHDETTTTGRIVDGRGTQWVLFGRESRFALDEDRREVTPTMPGHHRIKAGDERASAAVDFVEDLAPDLDGEFPFDVVTRQFGPQAGDRVAIAHGKPDGRTVSLGRGDVTERDPDGTIRVEREMSPGGTYDALGTKRRGGDVAVTKFTEGKWWYPTVYRGEDGDKRGTYVNVCTPVEVFPNEIRYVDLHVDVVKHTDGTVERVDDDELDAAVAAGDVPEALAEKARKVASAVENAL; encoded by the coding sequence ATGACCGATGGTGAGTCGATCGGCGTGCAGGTTCGGGGTATCTACGCCACAGCGATAACGCAGCGGCTGGTTCGGGCGGACGACGTCGATGTCGTCCAGGCCTCGACACCGATCCAACGACGTTTCGAGACCACGTTCGCCGAGGAACCAGCCAGCGTGACGATCGAAACTGACGAGCAACGACTGGGTGTTTCGATCGTCGGAACGCAAGCCGGTGTCGAACGGGTGCGTGATGCCCTCGACGTGGCTATCGACACGCTGTGCTGGAGGGATCCGACGCCGCAGGGGGCGATCTTCGACGGCGTCGTCACCGAGACACTGGGGAGCGGCGCTGTGGTCGATCTGGGTGATACCGAGGGCTTTCTCCCCTTCAACGCGACCAGCGCACACGTCGAAACCGACGACAGACTCCGTGTCCAGGTCGCCGAACCCGCGGCCCCCTGGAGCACGGACCGGCCGGAACTCGACACAACCGTGTCGGTCCGCGGTGATCTGGCCACGCTCGTCCGGGAAGCGTCGACCGAAGCCGCGGGGCCGGACCTCCTTGACGTGCTCTCGGTGGACGTCCCCGACGGCTGGCGGGTCTCATGGGGGCGGGACGCCGACGACGCCGACTTCGCGGTCCTGGAGGCCGAACTCGAACCGCTGATCGACCGGGCCGCCGACATCGACGACGCATTCTCAGCCCACGACGAGACCACGACAACCGGTCGGATCGTCGACGGTCGCGGAACGCAGTGGGTGCTCTTTGGCCGTGAATCCCGCTTCGCTCTCGACGAGGATCGCCGGGAAGTGACGCCGACGATGCCGGGCCACCACCGGATCAAGGCGGGCGACGAACGCGCGAGCGCCGCCGTCGACTTCGTCGAGGACCTCGCGCCGGACCTCGACGGTGAGTTCCCGTTCGACGTCGTGACGCGGCAGTTCGGGCCACAGGCGGGAGACCGGGTCGCCATCGCCCACGGCAAGCCCGACGGGCGGACGGTCAGCCTCGGCCGCGGCGACGTGACCGAACGCGACCCGGACGGCACCATCCGCGTCGAGCGCGAGATGTCACCCGGCGGGACCTACGACGCGCTGGGCACAAAGCGCCGGGGTGGCGACGTCGCCGTCACGAAGTTCACCGAGGGCAAGTGGTGGTATCCGACCGTCTACCGGGGCGAGGACGGCGACAAGCGCGGGACCTACGTCAACGTCTGTACGCCCGTGGAGGTGTTCCCGAACGAAATCCGGTACGTCGATCTCCACGTCGACGTGGTCAAGCACACTGACGGGACGGTCGAGCGGGTCGACGACGACGAACTCGACGCGGCGGTCGCGGCCGGCGACGTTCCCGAGGCACTCGCCGAGAAAGCCCGCAAAGTGGCGAGCGCCGTCGAGAACGCGCTGTGA
- the brz gene encoding transcriptional regulator Brz, with amino-acid sequence MGIEQLSCPACGATFEMGLPRDVTVQSVTTEDREEPDDDRVKVRPNACSNGHECYVMFRF; translated from the coding sequence ATGGGGATCGAACAGTTGTCGTGTCCGGCGTGTGGGGCGACATTCGAAATGGGGTTGCCCCGGGATGTGACCGTCCAGTCCGTCACGACGGAGGATCGCGAGGAGCCCGATGACGACCGCGTGAAAGTTCGGCCCAACGCGTGCTCGAACGGCCACGAGTGTTACGTCATGTTCCGCTTTTGA
- a CDS encoding SDR family NAD(P)-dependent oxidoreductase — translation MLSPTLDGQTALVTGSARGVGREVLLALADCGADVAVQYRTSPEEAEVVAEAAREAGVEALTVQADVTDPDSVDGLFDAVEERLGSVDVLVNNVGAFAPDRWDELDYATWQTVMETNLDATYLCSKRALPGMRKAGDGRIVNVGYASSEKGLVSPKNFPYFVAKAGVLMFTRMLAADTSEDGITVNAVSPYVVENSAEFPEELPRGRPAHFEDLLQAVLFFLDPDSDYISGANVEVSGGWLPERV, via the coding sequence ATGCTCTCGCCGACCCTCGACGGTCAGACCGCGCTCGTGACCGGCAGCGCCCGCGGCGTCGGGCGCGAGGTGCTGCTCGCGCTCGCCGACTGCGGGGCGGACGTGGCCGTCCAGTATCGAACCAGCCCCGAGGAAGCCGAGGTAGTCGCCGAGGCCGCTCGCGAGGCGGGCGTCGAAGCACTGACCGTCCAGGCGGACGTGACTGACCCGGACAGCGTCGACGGGCTGTTCGACGCGGTCGAAGAGAGACTGGGAAGCGTCGACGTCCTGGTCAACAACGTCGGTGCGTTCGCACCGGATCGATGGGACGAACTAGACTATGCCACCTGGCAGACCGTGATGGAGACCAATCTCGACGCGACGTATCTGTGTTCGAAACGCGCGCTGCCGGGAATGCGAAAGGCGGGCGACGGCCGGATCGTCAACGTCGGCTACGCTTCGAGTGAGAAGGGGCTGGTCAGCCCGAAGAATTTCCCGTATTTCGTGGCGAAGGCGGGCGTGTTGATGTTCACGCGGATGCTCGCGGCCGATACCAGCGAGGATGGGATCACCGTCAACGCGGTCTCGCCGTACGTCGTCGAGAACTCGGCGGAGTTCCCTGAGGAACTCCCGCGTGGTCGTCCCGCTCACTTCGAGGATCTGCTCCAGGCCGTGCTGTTCTTTCTCGATCCTGACAGTGACTACATCTCGGGTGCGAACGTCGAGGTCTCGGGTGGATGGCTGCCCGAGCGTGTGTGA
- a CDS encoding phytoene desaturase family protein: MTGNAAGSLAGRSVDVIGGGIGGLSAAAFLADAGADVTVLEKQPRLGGAANLLETDGFRFDTGPSWYLMPDVFERFFDQFDRVPEEYYTLQKLDPQYRVFFRDSEPVPGAGTPYDEDVDAPCDWVTVTPDRNQIKRIFAAYEAGGGEAFEEYLAEAEHTYDVGMEHFVYEDRSRFRDLLDRDVVAAGPGLTMLGSMQGHVENYFDNPKLQQLLQYTLVFLGGSPHNTPALYNLMSHVDYNMGVYYPEGGMYSLVEGLAELGEELGVTYRTDVEVTDIQETITGLALQTTAGRRRADRVVANAPPAHVERELLSPGKRDHDLDHWDDQTYAPSALLWYFGVEGDVGPLEHHSLVFPDDWDPHFASIFEEPGWPDDPAYYLSVPSITDDGVAPEDHHAVVVLIPIAAGLEDSDERRQEYRDWVLDDLATNIGVDLRDRIVTAASMCVDDFTERLHYPEGTALGLAHTLFQTGPMRPSHRAKQVDGLYYVGGFTSPGIGVPMTIISGEHAAEAVIEDERERGIKARFLG; the protein is encoded by the coding sequence ATGACAGGAAATGCAGCCGGGTCACTCGCCGGCCGGTCGGTCGACGTCATCGGTGGCGGGATCGGTGGACTCTCCGCCGCCGCCTTTCTCGCTGACGCCGGCGCGGACGTGACCGTCCTCGAAAAGCAGCCCCGCCTTGGGGGGGCCGCGAACCTGCTCGAAACCGATGGCTTCCGCTTCGACACTGGTCCCTCGTGGTATCTGATGCCCGACGTCTTCGAACGCTTTTTCGATCAGTTCGACCGCGTGCCCGAGGAGTATTACACACTGCAGAAACTCGACCCGCAGTACCGTGTGTTCTTCCGCGACAGTGAACCGGTCCCGGGTGCGGGCACGCCCTACGACGAGGATGTCGATGCACCCTGTGACTGGGTGACCGTCACCCCGGATCGCAACCAGATCAAGCGTATCTTCGCCGCCTACGAGGCGGGCGGCGGTGAGGCCTTCGAGGAGTACCTTGCGGAGGCCGAACACACCTACGACGTGGGGATGGAACACTTCGTCTACGAGGATCGATCCCGCTTTCGCGACCTGCTCGATCGGGACGTCGTCGCCGCCGGTCCGGGGCTGACGATGCTCGGATCGATGCAGGGCCACGTCGAAAACTACTTCGACAACCCGAAACTCCAGCAACTGCTGCAGTACACGCTGGTCTTTCTCGGCGGCTCCCCACACAACACGCCGGCGCTGTACAACCTGATGTCTCACGTCGATTACAACATGGGGGTCTACTACCCCGAGGGTGGGATGTACAGCCTCGTCGAGGGGCTGGCCGAACTCGGCGAGGAACTGGGCGTCACGTATCGAACCGACGTCGAGGTGACGGACATCCAGGAAACCATCACCGGACTCGCCCTGCAGACGACTGCGGGTCGCCGCCGTGCCGACCGGGTCGTCGCCAACGCACCGCCGGCTCACGTCGAGCGCGAGTTGCTCTCCCCCGGAAAGCGCGATCACGATCTCGACCACTGGGACGACCAGACCTACGCACCCTCGGCGCTGCTTTGGTACTTCGGCGTCGAAGGCGACGTGGGCCCGCTCGAACACCACTCGCTGGTGTTTCCCGACGACTGGGATCCACACTTCGCGTCGATCTTCGAGGAACCCGGCTGGCCGGACGATCCGGCATATTACCTTTCGGTCCCTTCGATCACTGACGACGGTGTCGCTCCCGAAGACCACCATGCAGTGGTCGTCCTCATTCCGATCGCGGCGGGGCTGGAAGACAGCGACGAGCGACGCCAGGAATACCGGGACTGGGTCCTCGATGACCTCGCCACGAACATCGGCGTCGACCTTCGGGACCGGATCGTCACGGCGGCATCGATGTGCGTCGACGATTTCACCGAGCGTCTGCACTACCCCGAGGGAACTGCCCTGGGGCTGGCACACACATTGTTCCAGACCGGGCCGATGCGTCCCTCACATCGGGCAAAGCAGGTCGACGGACTGTATTACGTCGGTGGGTTCACCTCGCCGGGGATCGGCGTGCCGATGACGATCATCAGTGGCGAACACGCCGCCGAAGCCGTCATCGAGGACGAGCGCGAGCGTGGGATCAAAGCGCGGTTCCTCGGTTGA
- a CDS encoding response regulator, which yields MDRSVSDTIRILCVDDERDFLELTATFLEREQPYFTVETAPSATAGLDRLGDGAFDCVVSDYEMPGANGIEFLETVRESHPDLPFILFTGRGSEDIASDAISSGVTDYLQKTTGSDQYTVLANRIKNAVEQTRSRRLLARSQTRLREVIDAMPHLVYIVAEDGTYLLANQALADFHETTVEAIEGATVSEILGDQAAEQFRADLTDVLESNTSKRVPDVEITSPKEKTHVFEPRLFPHDLADTDTRAVLGIAVDRTERVDREREHEETDVLLSTLFDTLPVGVLAEHESRQVLSVNQRLLDLFDVDESPSAIVGTDSAHLSAKMRDRLVESSRSLHQLDESPTAPESNTDRQLDLGDGRTVEQHYQTVDFPDGMGHLWVYRDVSEHTKRNAELSTVVDRLEGLHDATRDLIRADDRETVGTLVADSVSSILDHPSNVVRFREGDVLRPVAVTSDARAELGDRPSYAIGEGFPGDVYRTGESRLVEDFEACDRGVDNGPHRSALYVPIGDHGTLSIGNTEQGAFGRVDRMLATVLADNAATVLDRLTGERTLKRQNERLAEFGRVVSHDLRNPLEVARTRCQLAIEDCDHSHLDAVERAHERMETLIDDLLVLAQNGATIAEPEWLDFATLVDRCWTTVRTADATLENEADGRICGDENRLRQLLENLFRNAVSHGGETVCVRIETTDCGFCVADDGPGIPVADRERVFDVGYSTRDAGTGFGLSIVSQVADAHGWDVTVTESDRGGARFEFTDVEIEP from the coding sequence ATGGACCGTTCTGTCTCCGATACTATCCGGATCCTCTGTGTGGACGACGAGCGCGACTTTCTGGAACTGACCGCGACCTTTCTCGAACGGGAGCAGCCTTATTTCACCGTCGAGACGGCACCGAGCGCGACTGCAGGACTTGACCGTCTTGGGGACGGAGCCTTCGATTGTGTCGTTTCTGATTACGAGATGCCCGGTGCAAACGGGATCGAGTTTCTCGAAACGGTGCGTGAATCCCACCCCGATCTCCCGTTCATTCTGTTCACCGGGCGAGGTTCGGAAGATATCGCAAGCGATGCCATCTCATCCGGCGTCACCGATTACCTCCAGAAGACCACTGGCTCGGACCAGTACACTGTGCTGGCGAACCGAATCAAAAATGCCGTCGAACAGACCCGATCACGGCGACTGCTCGCGCGCAGCCAAACGCGACTGCGCGAAGTCATCGATGCCATGCCCCACCTGGTGTATATCGTTGCTGAGGACGGGACGTATTTACTCGCCAATCAGGCATTGGCTGACTTCCACGAGACGACAGTCGAAGCGATCGAAGGGGCGACTGTCAGCGAGATTCTCGGGGACCAAGCCGCCGAGCAGTTTCGGGCCGATCTCACGGACGTGCTGGAGTCGAACACGTCAAAACGTGTGCCCGATGTCGAAATCACGTCCCCCAAGGAGAAGACTCACGTCTTCGAACCGCGCCTGTTCCCACACGACCTGGCGGACACGGACACGCGAGCCGTTCTCGGGATCGCCGTCGATCGTACCGAACGGGTCGATCGCGAACGGGAACACGAAGAGACAGACGTCCTGCTTTCGACGCTGTTCGATACGCTTCCGGTCGGCGTGCTGGCCGAGCACGAATCCCGACAGGTGCTTTCAGTCAACCAGCGACTGCTTGACCTGTTTGACGTCGACGAGTCACCGTCAGCCATCGTCGGGACAGACAGTGCGCACCTCAGCGCCAAGATGCGTGACCGACTCGTAGAATCTAGCCGATCGCTCCATCAGCTCGACGAGTCGCCCACCGCCCCTGAGTCGAACACAGATCGGCAACTCGATCTGGGTGATGGTCGCACTGTCGAACAGCACTATCAAACAGTCGACTTTCCGGACGGGATGGGGCATCTCTGGGTCTATCGAGACGTGTCCGAGCACACGAAACGCAACGCTGAGTTGAGCACCGTCGTCGACCGCCTCGAAGGCCTCCACGATGCCACCAGAGATCTCATCCGGGCTGACGATCGGGAAACGGTTGGGACACTCGTGGCTGACTCGGTGAGTTCGATCCTCGACCACCCGAGTAACGTGGTTCGGTTCCGTGAGGGTGACGTCCTCCGACCGGTCGCCGTGACCAGCGACGCCAGGGCGGAACTCGGCGATCGCCCCTCGTATGCGATCGGCGAAGGCTTCCCGGGAGACGTGTATCGGACTGGCGAATCCCGCCTCGTCGAAGACTTCGAGGCGTGCGATCGAGGCGTCGACAATGGCCCACACCGCTCAGCGCTATATGTCCCGATCGGCGATCACGGAACACTGTCGATTGGAAACACTGAACAGGGTGCGTTCGGTCGGGTGGACCGAATGCTTGCGACGGTCCTCGCAGACAACGCGGCGACTGTCCTCGACCGCTTGACCGGCGAACGGACGCTCAAACGCCAGAACGAACGGCTTGCGGAGTTCGGACGGGTCGTGAGCCACGACTTGCGAAACCCGCTCGAAGTGGCACGAACACGCTGTCAACTGGCTATCGAAGATTGTGACCACAGTCATCTAGATGCGGTCGAACGGGCCCACGAACGCATGGAGACGTTGATCGACGATCTGCTGGTGCTAGCTCAAAACGGAGCGACCATCGCCGAGCCGGAGTGGCTCGATTTCGCGACGCTTGTCGATCGGTGTTGGACAACTGTCAGGACAGCCGACGCGACGCTCGAAAACGAGGCCGACGGACGGATCTGCGGCGACGAGAATCGGCTCCGACAACTGCTCGAAAACCTGTTCCGTAACGCGGTCTCTCACGGCGGGGAGACAGTGTGCGTCCGGATCGAAACCACAGACTGCGGGTTTTGTGTGGCCGACGACGGGCCGGGCATTCCGGTTGCGGACCGTGAGCGTGTCTTCGATGTGGGCTACTCGACCAGGGATGCGGGGACCGGATTCGGCCTCAGTATCGTCTCACAGGTGGCTGATGCTCACGGCTGGGACGTGACGGTGACTGAAAGCGATCGTGGTGGGGCACGGTTCGAGTTCACTGACGTCGAGATCGAACCGTAG
- a CDS encoding TIGR00266 family protein, with product MEYDIEHRPSYALLSVDLNQSEELQAEAGAMVSHTDGITIDTKAQGGIVDSLKRTAFGGESFFMNTFSADRPGHVTLAPPLPGDVIGKELADERLLVQSGSFLAAESGIDIDTKFGGGRTFFGGEGLFLLELSGTGRTFLSSYGAIERVDLDPGETYTVDTGHIVAFEGTTNFDVKKVGGLKSTLFSGEGLVCEFSGEGSVWLQTRSTDAFLSWLIPNLPAGDGGDHDEGFSINF from the coding sequence ATGGAGTACGACATCGAACACAGACCCTCCTACGCGTTGCTCTCGGTCGACCTCAACCAGAGCGAAGAGTTACAGGCGGAAGCCGGCGCGATGGTCAGCCACACCGACGGGATCACGATCGACACGAAAGCCCAGGGCGGCATCGTCGACTCGCTGAAACGCACGGCCTTCGGCGGCGAGTCATTCTTCATGAACACCTTCAGCGCCGACCGGCCGGGCCACGTCACGCTCGCCCCACCCCTGCCGGGCGACGTGATCGGCAAGGAACTCGCGGACGAACGCCTGCTCGTCCAGTCGGGGTCGTTCCTGGCCGCCGAGTCGGGGATCGACATCGACACGAAGTTCGGCGGCGGGCGAACCTTCTTCGGCGGCGAGGGCCTGTTCCTGCTCGAACTCTCCGGCACGGGTCGCACGTTTCTCTCGAGTTACGGCGCGATCGAACGGGTCGACCTCGACCCCGGCGAGACCTACACGGTCGACACCGGCCACATCGTGGCCTTCGAAGGCACGACTAACTTTGACGTCAAGAAAGTCGGCGGGCTCAAGTCGACGCTGTTCAGCGGCGAGGGCCTCGTCTGTGAGTTCAGCGGCGAGGGGTCGGTCTGGCTCCAGACCAGAAGTACCGACGCGTTCCTGTCGTGGCTGATCCCGAACCTGCCCGCTGGCGACGGCGGGGATCACGACGAGGGGTTCAGTATCAACTTCTGA
- a CDS encoding thioredoxin family protein, translated as MTVTLMDFHADWCGPCKTQEPILEDLEDDWPEVDFERIDVEEKQDIANEYQVRSLPTLIIENDDGVVERFIGVTQGGDIEDALEEAAA; from the coding sequence ATGACCGTCACCCTGATGGACTTTCATGCCGACTGGTGTGGGCCGTGTAAGACACAGGAGCCTATTCTGGAGGATCTAGAGGACGACTGGCCGGAGGTCGACTTCGAGCGCATCGACGTCGAGGAAAAACAGGATATCGCCAACGAGTATCAGGTCCGGTCGTTGCCAACCCTGATCATCGAGAACGACGACGGCGTCGTCGAACGGTTCATCGGCGTCACCCAGGGCGGCGACATCGAGGACGCCCTGGAAGAAGCCGCAGCCTGA
- a CDS encoding Brp/Blh family beta-carotene 15,15'-dioxygenase: MAQSTRQSSVLRGSVSWPGNRPIVASRVALATIAIGFVVGQAAGVRLGLTTQAAIYLFGMVALNLPHGGYEHFNNIRQRGLTFQWRYVVEYLALVAGFITLFALAPVAGLALAILVAVLKGGYGGLHVMDAETGSGYLRTPIQRHLAALVRGGVVMAVPIVAWPGTFETFSAYMVNIFQPGGLEPFTQYFSVTRPLIGITFATFAVAHVGLGYVRRDGTRSWFVDAGETAVLIAFFAVVPVVVAVGLYFPLWYSMRQVGRHVSIEDDVPEQGGVLTPFLESDDPRVIALTAWGVLIAGSIATAAVVGTILFVASEPLGGAPLLPGLVAFWSISISIIALPHVVVGSFMDRERGIWYVP; this comes from the coding sequence ATGGCACAATCGACACGTCAATCGTCGGTCCTCCGTGGCTCCGTCTCGTGGCCGGGGAACCGACCGATCGTGGCGTCTCGCGTGGCGCTGGCGACGATCGCCATCGGATTCGTCGTGGGCCAGGCAGCGGGGGTCCGGCTCGGATTGACAACCCAAGCGGCCATCTATCTGTTCGGGATGGTCGCGCTGAACCTGCCCCACGGTGGGTACGAACACTTCAATAATATCCGCCAGCGTGGCCTCACCTTCCAGTGGCGCTACGTCGTCGAATATCTCGCGCTCGTCGCAGGATTCATCACCCTGTTCGCCCTCGCGCCGGTGGCCGGCCTCGCGCTTGCGATCCTCGTCGCGGTCCTCAAAGGCGGTTACGGCGGCCTCCACGTCATGGACGCCGAGACCGGGAGCGGTTACCTCCGGACGCCCATCCAGCGTCATCTCGCCGCACTGGTCCGTGGCGGTGTCGTCATGGCCGTTCCGATCGTTGCCTGGCCGGGGACCTTCGAGACGTTCAGCGCATACATGGTGAACATCTTCCAGCCCGGCGGGCTCGAACCGTTTACGCAGTACTTCAGCGTCACACGCCCACTGATCGGGATCACGTTCGCGACATTCGCCGTCGCCCACGTCGGGCTCGGATACGTTCGCCGGGACGGGACACGATCCTGGTTCGTCGACGCGGGGGAAACAGCGGTATTGATCGCCTTCTTCGCGGTCGTGCCCGTAGTCGTCGCCGTCGGGCTGTACTTCCCGCTTTGGTACTCCATGCGACAGGTCGGGCGACACGTCTCCATCGAGGACGACGTCCCGGAACAGGGCGGCGTCCTCACGCCGTTTCTCGAGAGTGACGACCCACGCGTGATCGCGCTGACTGCTTGGGGCGTGTTGATCGCCGGGTCGATCGCGACGGCCGCCGTCGTCGGGACGATCCTGTTCGTCGCGAGCGAGCCGCTCGGTGGCGCGCCGCTGTTACCGGGTTTGGTCGCCTTCTGGAGCATCTCGATCAGTATCATCGCACTCCCGCACGTGGTCGTCGGTTCATTTATGGACCGCGAGCGCGGCATCTGGTACGTGCCATGA
- a CDS encoding TIGR01548 family HAD-type hydrolase, producing the protein MQSDAVVLDVDGVLVDVADSYRRAVVDTVARIHGETISRSTLQAFKDAGGFNNDWELTDALALYVLARSEGFDRCVEGFTDRIAASGGGFSGARSVVDDEMDAAARERIYAALDREQLREVFQQLYLGSDKYREIEGSEPTLSEAGYIHDETVLVDRSTLETLLANFEVGVLTGRPAAEADIAMDRVGLDIPADHRFTMDDWDAGKPDPDALVTLAERFDADTVTFAGDTLDDVRTAVNAADTDSDRTYHGIGVLTGGLTSESGREKFEQAGADAVVESVNDLPELLEGGENRAGSQGA; encoded by the coding sequence ATGCAGTCAGACGCGGTCGTACTTGACGTGGACGGCGTGCTGGTGGACGTCGCCGACTCGTATCGGCGGGCCGTTGTCGACACTGTGGCGCGCATCCACGGCGAAACCATCTCACGATCCACGCTGCAGGCGTTCAAGGACGCGGGGGGGTTCAACAACGACTGGGAGTTGACTGACGCGCTCGCGTTGTACGTGCTCGCCCGGAGCGAAGGATTCGACCGTTGCGTCGAGGGATTTACTGATCGGATTGCCGCCTCCGGGGGCGGATTCTCCGGGGCGCGGTCCGTCGTCGACGACGAGATGGACGCCGCCGCGCGCGAACGAATCTATGCGGCACTCGATCGGGAACAGCTCCGTGAGGTGTTTCAGCAACTGTATCTTGGCAGCGACAAATATCGGGAGATCGAGGGGAGCGAACCGACGCTCTCGGAAGCCGGCTATATCCACGACGAGACCGTCCTGGTCGATCGGTCGACTCTCGAGACGCTGCTTGCGAACTTCGAGGTTGGTGTTCTGACTGGGCGACCAGCGGCGGAGGCCGACATCGCCATGGATCGCGTCGGATTGGACATTCCCGCGGACCACCGCTTTACCATGGACGACTGGGACGCGGGCAAGCCGGACCCTGACGCACTCGTGACGCTAGCCGAACGCTTCGATGCCGACACCGTCACTTTCGCCGGTGATACGCTGGATGACGTTCGCACCGCCGTCAACGCTGCTGACACCGATTCTGACCGGACCTATCACGGTATCGGCGTCCTGACCGGTGGACTCACAAGCGAATCGGGCCGGGAGAAGTTCGAGCAAGCAGGGGCCGACGCCGTCGTCGAGTCGGTCAACGACCTGCCGGAACTCCTCGAAGGGGGCGAAAACCGTGCGGGATCGCAGGGGGCTTAA